The following nucleotide sequence is from Clostridia bacterium.
TTAAGCTGCTGATTTTTGATCTCGACGGCACCCTTGTGGACAGCCAACTGGACCTTGCTCACGCCGTCAATGCCATGCTGCGGAAGTTTGACCGCGCCGAATTGCCGGTGGACGTCATTGCCACCTACATAGGCGATGGCGCGCCTATGCTCATCCGCCGCGCCCTTGGCGACCCGCAGGACGAGCGCTTCGTGAAGGACGCGCTGCACTACTTCATGGCGTACTATCGCGAGCACAAACTCGATAACACCCAGGCATATGCGGGGATACCCGAGGCCTTGTCCGAACTGCGCGACCGTAGCAACGGACGCTTCCGCATGGCCGTGCTCACCAATAAGCCTGTAAACCCTTCCCGCGGCATCATCGAAGGTCTGGGCATGAATGATTTCTTCCTGCAAATCTATGGCGGCAACAGCTTCTCGACCAAGAAGCCTGACCCATTTGGCGCTCGCGTGCTGTTGCAGGAGACCGGAGCCGCGCCGGAAGAGACTCTTATGATCGGCGATTCGCAGGTTGACGTCCTCACGGCACGCAATGCCGGCATGTGGAGCCTGGGCGTGACCTACGGCTTCGCTCCAGAATCTCTGCAAAAACATCCGCCCGACGTTCTCATCGACAGCCCCTCGGAACTGACCTCGGCTATTGGCATGGGAGCGGTGAGCCGAGAGGGTGAAATTCCTGCCAGGGAAGGCTTCACCGAATAACTCTTACCCTGCCATCCGGTCGAAGACGCGGTTTAGAGGCAGGCACATGATTAACATTCGAGAAGTGATGGGTGTCACATCCCTTGCGGTCACTCCCCCCCGATACTGTCAGTTGTAAGTCGAGGAATAAGCATGTTTAAGATTCTCCGAACGCAGACGCTCGGAACGGGCATTAAGCTTTTTGTGCTGGACGCTCCGCGCATCGCGCGTAAGCAGAGGCCGGGGCAGTTCGTCATTCTCCGCCTGCATGATCAGGGCGAGCGCATTCCTCTCACCATCGAGGACAGCGACCCGGAGGCGGGCACGATCAACATTGCCGTCCAGGCGATTGGCAAGACGACCCACCTGCTCAGCATGTTGAACGAGGGAGATTACGTCCTCGACGTCGTTGGGCCGCTCGGTCACCCGTCCGAGGTGCGCAACTACGGTACCGTCGCGGTGATTGCCGGAAGCATCGGCACTGCGATGGCTTACCCGACGGCGAGAGCGCTAAAGCAAGCCGGCAACCACGTGATCTTCATCGAAGGGGCTCGCCGCAAGGACCTCGTCGTACTAGAAGACGAAGTGCGCGCCGTGAGCGACGAAACTTACATGATGACCGACGATGGCAGCCATGGTGAACAAGGCCTTGTGACCGCTAAACTCCAGCAGCTTTTCGATGCTGGATGGAAGATCGACTTCGTCCTCGCAGTCGGCCCGGTGCCAATGATGGCCGCCGTCGCCAACCTGACGCGTCCGCGGAAAATTCGCACGGTCGTCAGCCTCAACTCGATCATGGTCGATGGAACCGGCATGTGCGGCGGTTGCCGCGTGCTGGTCGGCAACACCAGCAAGTTCGCCTGTGTAGATGGCCCTGACTTCGATGCCGAAGAGGTGAACTTCGAAGTGTTGACACGCCGTAACCAGATGTACAGAAACAATGAACGGCGTTCGCTGGAGGAGTTCCTCGCCAATCCCGAGAAGGATTTGGCACTCGTGCACGACTCCTGCAGGCTGCGCGAAGTGGAAGCACATGCCACGGCCTGCGGCCAGAGGAGCAAGTGATGTCGCATAACCCGCTTACCAAGCGCGACCGCATGAAGGTACCGCGCCAGAACATGCCCGAACGCGATGCCACCGAGCGGGCGCGCGACTTCAAAGAAGTCAACCTCGGCTTCCAGCCTGGACTCGCGACGACCGAATGTTCGCGTTGTATCGAGTGCGAAAAGCCCTCCTGCATGGCGGCATGTCCGGTGGGCGTGAAGGTGAAGGACGTCATCGATCTCGTGCTCGCGGGCGACTACCTGGGCGCCGCCGCCAAACTGCGCGAAGACAACGTGCTTCCCGCCGTTACGGGCCGCGTCTGCCCGCAGGAAGAACAGTGCGAGGGCGGCTGCATCCTTTCAAAAAAAGGCAATTCCGTGGCGATCGGCCACATCGAGCGCTTTGTTGCCGATTACGAACGCTCCGTCGGCATGCTTGGCCTGCCCACGAACGCTCCGGCCACCGGCAAGAAAGTTGCCGTCATCGGAAGCGGCCCGGCCGGCCTCAGTTGCGCCGGAGACCTCATCCAGCGCGGACACAAGGTTCGCGTTTTCGAAGCGCTGCACGAACTCGGCGGCGTGCTCGTTTACGGCATCCCCGAATTCCGCCTGCCCAAGAAGATTGTTCACGAAGAGATCACGAACATGCGCGCCATGGGCGTGGAGTTCGAGACCAACGTGGTCGTCGGCAAAACCATCACGCTGGACGAGCTCTTCACGGAAGAACACTACGACGCCGCTTTCGTGGCCGTCGGAGCTGGCCTGCCGCAGTTCCTGAATATCCCGGGCGAGCACCTGAACGGCGTTTACTCGGCCAATGAATTTCTGACGCGCGTTAACCTGATGCGCGCCAACCGCTTCCCCGAGTACGACGAGCCAGTGTACGACTGCCGCGACAAGGACGTAATCGTCGTTGGCGGTGGCAACACCGCTCTGGACGCAGTGCGCACCTCGCTCCGCCTGGGCGCAAAATCCGCGGCCATCGTCTATCGACGCAGCGAAAACGAGATGCCGGCGCGCAAGGAAGAAGTGCATCACGCCAAGCAAGAGGGCGTAGAGTTCCGCGTACTCTGGAATCCGATCGAGTTCATAGGCGACGAGAAGGGCTGGCTGAAAGAAGCGCGTTGCATCCAGATGGAACTTGGCGAGCCAGACGCTTCGGGACGCCGTCGTCCGGTGCCGATTGCGGGCTCGGAGAAGAACTTCCCGGCGCAAGTGGCGATTGTTGCTACCGGAACCAGTGCGAATCCGATCATCCAGGCGACCACGCCGGATCTAGCCGTTAACAAGTGGAACTACATTCAGGCCAGTGAAGACACGCAGCGCACGTCGAAGAAAGGCGTCTTTGCCGGAGGCGACATCGTCACCGGCGGGGCAACCGTCATTCTCGCGATGGGCGCTGGACGCCGTGCGGCCAAGTCGATCCACGAATACCTGATTGGCGATGGCAGCTGGTAAGGCGACCTGCCTGTCGCGACCGCTTCCCACTTGATAAGCACTCGTTCGAGGACGGCGGAAGCGTTCGTTCCCAGCAGCTATAATTAAAGGAAGCCTTGAGGCCGATATCGCGCCTGGAGAGGCATCCCTTTTTCTATGGACTTCAAGCTTCAAAGCACATACAAGCCACAGGGAGACCAGGGCCGTGCCATCGACCAGCTCTCGCGCGGGCTCATTGACGGCGAAAAACATCAGGTTCTGCTTGGTGTTACCGGTTCGGGCAAGACCTTCACGATGGCGAAAATCATCGAGGAGTTGAACCGTCCTGCGCTAATCATGGCGCACAACAAAACCCTTGCGGCACAGCTCTACCACGAGTTCAAGAACTTCTTTCCGCAGAACGCCGTCGAGTACTTCGTCTCCTACTACGACTACTACCAGCCGGAAGCGTACATTCCCGCAGGCGACATCTACATCGAGAAGGAAGCGACCATCAACGACGAGCTGGACAAGCTGCGCCTCTCGGCCACGAAGTCGCTGTTCGAACGCCGCGATTGCATTATCGTCGCCTCTGTCAGTTGCATCTACGGCCTTGGCTCGCCAGAGGCGTACTACGGGATGTTGCTCTTCCTGGAAAAGGGACAGAAGTTCAAGCGTGAGGACATCGTCAAGAAACTTGTCGAAATTCTATACGAGCGCACTAACGACGATTTCAAGCGCGGCACCTTCCGGGTTCGCGGCGATGTCATCGAGATATTCCCCACGTACGAGGACAGCGCCTATCGCATCGAGCTATGGGGCGACGAGATCGAATCGCTTTCACAGATCGACCCGCTGTTCGGCACCGTGAAGCAGCGCTACACGCGCCTGCCCATCTATCCCAAGACGCACTACGTCATGAAACCAGAAGCAAAGACCAGCGCGGTGGCATCGATTTTGGAGGAGCTGGGATGGTGGGAAACAGAGTTGGAGAAGCAGGGCCGCCTGGTCGAGTCGCAGCGCATACACCAGCGCACCCGCTTTGATCTCGAAATGATCAAAGAGATGGGCTACTGCCACGGCATCGAGAACTACTCGCGTCACTTCACTGGACGCCTGCCGGGCGAACCGCCGCCGACGCTGCTCGACTACGTTCCCCGCGACTATTTGATGTTCATCGACGAATCGCACCAGACGATTCCGCAGGTTCATGGCATGTGGCACGGCGACCGCTCGCGCAAACAGAATCTCATCGAGTATGGCTTTCGCCTGCCGAGTGCACTCGACAACCGCCCGCTCACCTTTGAGGAGTTCGAGAACCGGGTCAACCAGGTTGTCTATGTCTCCGCAACGCCGGGCCCGTACGAATTAACGAAGTCGGCCGGCGTAGTCGTTGAGCAGATTATTCGCCCGACTGGACTGGTCGACCCGCAGGTGGAGATACGCCCCGTGCGCGGCCAGATCGATGACCTGCTGCACGAGATACGAGCGCGCGTCGCCAACGGACAGCGTGTGCTCGTCACTACGCTCACGAAGCGTATGGCCGAGGACCTGGCCGAGTATTACAGCGAAGTTGGCGTGCGCTGCCGTTACATGCACTCCGAGATCGAAACATTGGAACGCATTAAGATCATCCGCGATCTGCGGAATGGCGAGTTCGACGTGCTTATCGGCATCAACCTCTTGCGCGAAGGACTCGATCTGCCGGAAGTCTCACTGGTCGCCGTTCTCGACGCCGACAAGGAAGGGTTCCTGCGTTCGTCCGGATCGCTCATCCAGACGATTGGCCGCTGCGCGCGACACCTTGAGGGACGCGCCGTGCTCTACGCAGACAGGATGACGGATTCCATGCGCAAGGCCATTGACGAAACCGATCGACGCCGCGCCATCCAGGAAGCCTACAACGTTGAGAACGGCATCACGCCCACCACCATCATTCGCGCTCTCGACATGTCGCTCGTCCAGATGGTGCAGGCCGACTACGCCGACCTCACAAGCGAAGCCGATGGTCTGCCGGACTTCAAGTCACAAGAGGAACTTGACGGGTACATCGCGCGCCTGGAAAGCGACATGCGCGAAGCCGCAAAAAAGTTCGAGTTCGAGAAAGCGGCGAAGCTCCGAGACAACATCCGCGAATTGAAGACGAAGGAATTCCTGTTCGCCTGAATAATGAGGGCAGCGGATAACCGCTGCCCTCGGTCGAAAAACCTAGCCTGCTACTTGCCTGCGGGAACGAGCACCACGACATCGTTTGCGGGAATCGTCAGCAAGGCCGCCGGTTCGCTGCCCTTCAGCAGTTCGCGCATTGGCGCTGGTAACGAAATCTTCTGCGCCTCTGGGCTGTGGTTGATCAGGATGAATAACTCTTTGTCGTGACTAACGCGCCGGCATACCTCTACACCGGACGGAACCGGGCCAAGTGCAGGCTTCACACCAGCGTCCTCGACCATCCACTTCGAAAGCCCGGCCATGATGCTCTCATCAAATTGACCGCCCACGTAGGTGACGCGTCCGGAACCGAGCTTCCGTGAAATTACCGCCGGCTGCCCGTCGAGCCATCCGTTGCTCTTGCCGAACTTAAGCAAAACCTCGACGTCGGGCGCACTCGTCCGCAGCATTTCCGCCCAGGTTTTTGCTTCGCCCGATCCCAATGCGCCGCTTACGGGCACGTTCTTTTCCAGCGCGAAGAACTCGGCGACCTCGCCGCCCAGCAGGTTCGACAGCAGCTTGCCAGGTTGCAGAGAAGGCTTCAGCGCGTTGTGCTCGTCCTTCATGCCGGTGCGCGCGCCAATCACGAGGTGACCACCGGCCTTAACGTACTCGACCAGTTGCTGCTCCGTACTGTCGGGCAGCACGTTCAACGCCGGCGCTACTACCAGCTTGTAGTGCGAGAGTGGTGCCGTTGGATGAACGATATCAATATCCTGCGTGAGCTGGCGCAATGGCCGATAATAGGTTTGAAGGTGAGTGTTTGGATCGAAGTCCTTGTTGTGCTTCTGGAACTCGATTGCCCATCGGCTGTCGTAGTCATACAGAATTGCCGTTTGCGGCGCGGGTGAGGTGCCTTTGATCGCGTCGGCTATCTTCGCGAACTCACGCCCAAGCTCCGCAACTTCGTCATACACCGGACGCGGTTTGCCATCCGCCCCGAGCAGGCTGCCATGGTATTGCTCCTGGCCTCCCAGGGCGTTGCGCCACTGCCAATAAGCCACGGCGTCCGCGCCATGTCCAATCGCCTCCCATGCCATGCGCCGAACTTCCCCGCGATCGAGCATGTTGTTCACATCCGCCCAATTGACCGACCCGGGCTGAGTCTCCATGACCCAAAAGCTCTTTCGCTTGAAGCCGCGAGTGAGGTCATGCGCCGCACCCTTTCGAACTGGATCAAGATGTCCGGTGCCCACGTAGTTGTCCCAGGACGCGAAATTGAGTTCCTGCGCTACGAGGTAGTGATCGAATCCGCCGTAGAAGCCCATGAAGTTGTGCGTGATGAACTGGCGCGGGTCGGCGTGGGCGCGTATGGCTTCGATCTGGTTGTGCTGGTAATTTCGGAACATCTCACTGCCGAAGCGCTTCCATTCCAGCATCAGGCCGGGATTGTGGTACCCAACCGGGATCGGAATCTGTTCCCAGTTGTCGTACGTCTGGCTCCAGTAATCCGTGGACCAGGCCTTGTTGAGCGCGGCGAGCGTGCGGTAACGGCTCTTAAGGAATGATTGGAACTGCTGGCGCGACTCGGCGTCGTACGACACAGGTCCGTACTCGTTGTCGATTTGCCAGCCGATCACATCCGGATTGTTGCCATAGCGCTTCGCCATTTCCGCGGCAAGTCGCCGTGCAAGTTCCAGGTACTTCGCGCTGGTAATGCGGTACTGCCCGCGGTTGCCGTGAGTCGCGCGCGTTCCGTCTTCCCACGTCGCCAGCGTTTCCGGATACTTCTGCGTAAGCCATGCCGGTGGCGCTGCCGTCGGCGTGCCCACAACAATTTTCATTCCTCGCTTTGCGGCGAGCGCGATGGCGCGATCCAGCCAGCCGAAATCGAATTGACCATCCTGCGGCTCCATACGGCTCCACGCGAACTCTCCCACCCGGACCATGTTGATCCCGGCGGCCTGCATCAGGGTGAGGTCAGTCTCCCAGCGCGCTTCCTCCCAGTGTTCGGGATACCACGCCACGCCCAACACAAGAGCGGGCACACCGGGGATAGATTTGGATGCCTGCCGCTGGGCATTGCTTTCGGGCTTGGCCTGCTTGGTCTGTGCAGCCGCGAAGGCTGCGTTCGGCGAGACGATGAAAGCAAGTATCAGAAGTAAATAAATTTTCCGCATGATTGTCCCTCGGTGCAGGCAATCGACCCCACCCACGGGTTCGCGCCTGCGATATCTTTCATTACTATCACGTGCTCGTGTAAACGTTTACCCAACGATTCCAGGCCGTGCGAGAGGCACTGGGCGGGAAAGCTCAGTCTCAACGTGCAGAGTACAGAAGGTCAAGGGATTTCAGCCGTGAAAACGCGAAGGCAGCGCTTCCGGAGATTTCCTGAATACGTCGAAAACACTTCAGCGTTACGGGGGCGGCACTCTCAGTCGGTGGTAGAACTTTTTTAGTCTGATTCTTGCAATGTCTTGATGTGCTCTTCGAGTGCTTGCGAATATTCGCGCTCTGCTTCGAGTTCAGACTCCAGCTTTTTGATCTGGCTCTGCAGGCGCATCAACTCAAGACGCATTTTTGTCGCGTCCATGTTGAGCGTAGAGGGCGGCGGTTGGGGCACACGAGGCTGTGCAGGCGCTAGGACAGCGGCCACCACCGACGCGACAGGCGCGGGTGCAGCGGCCGGATTCGATCCCATGATTGCCGCGGCCGTTGCTGCAATAGCTGAAGGAGCAGGTCTGGAGACTAACGGAGACGCAGGCACGGGGCGCGCGCTTCCTGCCGTCGCCGCCATTGCTATTGGCGGACGCGCTGCCGATTGCGGCGGACGTCCATTTACTTGCGCGGAGAAAATGCTGCTTAACGCCGCCACCGACGCGCTCGCTGCCGCGGCGGGAAGTGGCGCAGTTGCCTTCGGGTTTAATAAGTGGCGCACGCGTGTAATGAGGTCTTGCGGTTGGAACGGTTTACGGATCAGTTCATCGGCCTTCACGGCGAATGCGCGCTCCGCAACCTGCCTGTTCACCACGCCCGACATCAGGATCACGGGCGTCCTGCCGAAGCGCACGTGCTGCTTGATGTGCTGGCAGACTTCATAGCCGTCCTTGTCCGGCATGATGACGTCGCTGATGACGACGTCCGGCGCGCTCTGCTCCATCAGCGCCAGTGCCGATGCTGCATCGTGGCACGCGATGACATTCATGCTCTCGCGGCGAAATGCGATCTTGATCACTTCGCGCATCGTGGCGCTATCGTCGATGAAGTACACAACCGGGGTCGCGCTCATTTAAAACCCTCCATCGGCAACGCCGCGCTCTTCGTCGATCTCGCGCAATGCCTCCAGCATCAACTCCGTCACAGACCGCAGGACAGTGCGAGTGGTTGCCGTGTCGCCAGGGATGAACTTGTACACGCCTTTCTCGATGTTGTTGCAATTCTTGATGATGTTCAGCACCGCATCGTCGCCGATGAAGTCACCACTCTCGGCGTGCACCACGTCACCAAGGTCGAAGAAGACGATGCCATCCAACTCCGCCGCATTCACGTGCAGCGCGCCGGTCTGCCTGGAGTGTCCCAGCATCTGAATGATGCCCGGCAAGTCCATGTGCGACAGGTTTCCTTCCAGCGCCGTCTCGGAACTCTCCAGCATCTGGGTTGGCTGGAATCCCTCGTCATGACTGCGCAGAAAACTGCGAATGTGCGCGGCAATGTTCTCCGGTCCCAGTCGCCGGTCGATGTAATCGTCACACCCGGCACGGAACGCTTCCATCAGCGCCTGTTCTCCGGCTTCGCCCATTGCAAGAATCGGGATGTGAGCCGTCTTCAGATCGGCGTGCAGTATCTTCGGCAACTGGTACGCGCCCATCTCGCGCAGGTTCGTCGCACAGAGAATCGCTGCCGGCGGATTCCACTCCAACATAGTCAGCGCGTATGCCGCCTGCGTGCTGTGGATCACCTCGAAATTTTCCTTCTTCAGCGCCTCAGCAAGCCGCTTGGCAAAGAACACGTTGCTGTCGATGACAAGAATCTTCGAAACCGTCGGGGCAGACGAACTCATCGCGCCACCTCCACAAAGGCCTTGGCGCTTGCAACGTCGGCTGCAATCAATTTTTCCAGATCCACCAACTCCACAATCTCGTCTTTCATCGAGAGCAGGCCGACAACATACTCCGGCAGGCGTCCCGTTGGCGGCAACACCTCGGCCGTCGTCAATTCGCATTCACCGGTCACAGGCAATGCCGTCCACTCCGTATGTCGTCCGCCATCAAAATAGCGCGTAGCAATCAGATAGAACTTGCGGGGCGGCGCATCCAGGCCAACCAGCACTTGCGCCACATCGCACACGGGAACAATGTGTCCGCGCCGAACCAGAACTCCGGTCAGCAGCCGCGTTGTATGCGGAAAGGTTTGCAGCATGTCCGGACGCGCAAGCTCAGTCACGATCTCGGCAGGCAGCGCAAAGCGCTTACACCCGAGCGGGAACAACACAAACTGCCGCGCTCCCGGCCGCCAGCCTTCGTTCGTTTTCGTGCTTGTGCTCATACTGCCGATTCCTTCATCTGCCGTTGCAGCAGCCCGATTTCGCTGCTCGTCAGAAATGCGGCCGCGTTCACCACCGGAACCACCGCCTCTCCTAACAGCGTAAGCCCGCGATACCAGCGGCGCTCATCACCATGGAAAGACTGTGGCAACGGCTGCACGCCAGCGACCTCCATCATGCGGTCGATACTGTCCACCGCCACAGCCGTTCGCAAATTCCGCAGAATAAGCACCCGGCTCGCTTTCGACGGTAACTGGCAGAGATGAAAACTCGCGTCCACGACGAAGTACGTATGCTTCCCGCGCACTAGCATCTGCTTCACTTTTGCCAGCGTGCTGCGCAGCGGTTTCAGCCCCTGAAGGTCTCGAATCTCGTCAACCTCGTTCGCTGCGATGGCGAACGTATGCGGCCCAACGGCGAACAGGATTACGGCCTCGCCATGGCGAACGGCGTGTTTCTTCGTCGTCTGACGTCCGATCCTCACAGCGCACCCGCCCTGGCGGCGCCGAAAAGATAAAGCAC
It contains:
- a CDS encoding HAD-IA family hydrolase; its protein translation is MIRVLRSIPAEHLKLLIFDLDGTLVDSQLDLAHAVNAMLRKFDRAELPVDVIATYIGDGAPMLIRRALGDPQDERFVKDALHYFMAYYREHKLDNTQAYAGIPEALSELRDRSNGRFRMAVLTNKPVNPSRGIIEGLGMNDFFLQIYGGNSFSTKKPDPFGARVLLQETGAAPEETLMIGDSQVDVLTARNAGMWSLGVTYGFAPESLQKHPPDVLIDSPSELTSAIGMGAVSREGEIPAREGFTE
- a CDS encoding sulfide/dihydroorotate dehydrogenase-like FAD/NAD-binding protein, translated to MFKILRTQTLGTGIKLFVLDAPRIARKQRPGQFVILRLHDQGERIPLTIEDSDPEAGTINIAVQAIGKTTHLLSMLNEGDYVLDVVGPLGHPSEVRNYGTVAVIAGSIGTAMAYPTARALKQAGNHVIFIEGARRKDLVVLEDEVRAVSDETYMMTDDGSHGEQGLVTAKLQQLFDAGWKIDFVLAVGPVPMMAAVANLTRPRKIRTVVSLNSIMVDGTGMCGGCRVLVGNTSKFACVDGPDFDAEEVNFEVLTRRNQMYRNNERRSLEEFLANPEKDLALVHDSCRLREVEAHATACGQRSK
- the gltA gene encoding NADPH-dependent glutamate synthase, with protein sequence MSHNPLTKRDRMKVPRQNMPERDATERARDFKEVNLGFQPGLATTECSRCIECEKPSCMAACPVGVKVKDVIDLVLAGDYLGAAAKLREDNVLPAVTGRVCPQEEQCEGGCILSKKGNSVAIGHIERFVADYERSVGMLGLPTNAPATGKKVAVIGSGPAGLSCAGDLIQRGHKVRVFEALHELGGVLVYGIPEFRLPKKIVHEEITNMRAMGVEFETNVVVGKTITLDELFTEEHYDAAFVAVGAGLPQFLNIPGEHLNGVYSANEFLTRVNLMRANRFPEYDEPVYDCRDKDVIVVGGGNTALDAVRTSLRLGAKSAAIVYRRSENEMPARKEEVHHAKQEGVEFRVLWNPIEFIGDEKGWLKEARCIQMELGEPDASGRRRPVPIAGSEKNFPAQVAIVATGTSANPIIQATTPDLAVNKWNYIQASEDTQRTSKKGVFAGGDIVTGGATVILAMGAGRRAAKSIHEYLIGDGSW
- the uvrB gene encoding excinuclease ABC subunit UvrB is translated as MDFKLQSTYKPQGDQGRAIDQLSRGLIDGEKHQVLLGVTGSGKTFTMAKIIEELNRPALIMAHNKTLAAQLYHEFKNFFPQNAVEYFVSYYDYYQPEAYIPAGDIYIEKEATINDELDKLRLSATKSLFERRDCIIVASVSCIYGLGSPEAYYGMLLFLEKGQKFKREDIVKKLVEILYERTNDDFKRGTFRVRGDVIEIFPTYEDSAYRIELWGDEIESLSQIDPLFGTVKQRYTRLPIYPKTHYVMKPEAKTSAVASILEELGWWETELEKQGRLVESQRIHQRTRFDLEMIKEMGYCHGIENYSRHFTGRLPGEPPPTLLDYVPRDYLMFIDESHQTIPQVHGMWHGDRSRKQNLIEYGFRLPSALDNRPLTFEEFENRVNQVVYVSATPGPYELTKSAGVVVEQIIRPTGLVDPQVEIRPVRGQIDDLLHEIRARVANGQRVLVTTLTKRMAEDLAEYYSEVGVRCRYMHSEIETLERIKIIRDLRNGEFDVLIGINLLREGLDLPEVSLVAVLDADKEGFLRSSGSLIQTIGRCARHLEGRAVLYADRMTDSMRKAIDETDRRRAIQEAYNVENGITPTTIIRALDMSLVQMVQADYADLTSEADGLPDFKSQEELDGYIARLESDMREAAKKFEFEKAAKLRDNIRELKTKEFLFA
- a CDS encoding beta-galactosidase; this encodes MRKIYLLLILAFIVSPNAAFAAAQTKQAKPESNAQRQASKSIPGVPALVLGVAWYPEHWEEARWETDLTLMQAAGINMVRVGEFAWSRMEPQDGQFDFGWLDRAIALAAKRGMKIVVGTPTAAPPAWLTQKYPETLATWEDGTRATHGNRGQYRITSAKYLELARRLAAEMAKRYGNNPDVIGWQIDNEYGPVSYDAESRQQFQSFLKSRYRTLAALNKAWSTDYWSQTYDNWEQIPIPVGYHNPGLMLEWKRFGSEMFRNYQHNQIEAIRAHADPRQFITHNFMGFYGGFDHYLVAQELNFASWDNYVGTGHLDPVRKGAAHDLTRGFKRKSFWVMETQPGSVNWADVNNMLDRGEVRRMAWEAIGHGADAVAYWQWRNALGGQEQYHGSLLGADGKPRPVYDEVAELGREFAKIADAIKGTSPAPQTAILYDYDSRWAIEFQKHNKDFDPNTHLQTYYRPLRQLTQDIDIVHPTAPLSHYKLVVAPALNVLPDSTEQQLVEYVKAGGHLVIGARTGMKDEHNALKPSLQPGKLLSNLLGGEVAEFFALEKNVPVSGALGSGEAKTWAEMLRTSAPDVEVLLKFGKSNGWLDGQPAVISRKLGSGRVTYVGGQFDESIMAGLSKWMVEDAGVKPALGPVPSGVEVCRRVSHDKELFILINHSPEAQKISLPAPMRELLKGSEPAALLTIPANDVVVLVPAGK
- a CDS encoding response regulator; this encodes MSATPVVYFIDDSATMREVIKIAFRRESMNVIACHDAASALALMEQSAPDVVISDVIMPDKDGYEVCQHIKQHVRFGRTPVILMSGVVNRQVAERAFAVKADELIRKPFQPQDLITRVRHLLNPKATAPLPAAAASASVAALSSIFSAQVNGRPPQSAARPPIAMAATAGSARPVPASPLVSRPAPSAIAATAAAIMGSNPAAAPAPVASVVAAVLAPAQPRVPQPPPSTLNMDATKMRLELMRLQSQIKKLESELEAEREYSQALEEHIKTLQESD
- a CDS encoding DUF4388 domain-containing protein; the encoded protein is MSSSAPTVSKILVIDSNVFFAKRLAEALKKENFEVIHSTQAAYALTMLEWNPPAAILCATNLREMGAYQLPKILHADLKTAHIPILAMGEAGEQALMEAFRAGCDDYIDRRLGPENIAAHIRSFLRSHDEGFQPTQMLESSETALEGNLSHMDLPGIIQMLGHSRQTGALHVNAAELDGIVFFDLGDVVHAESGDFIGDDAVLNIIKNCNNIEKGVYKFIPGDTATTRTVLRSVTELMLEALREIDEERGVADGGF
- a CDS encoding chemotaxis protein CheW — protein: MSTSTKTNEGWRPGARQFVLFPLGCKRFALPAEIVTELARPDMLQTFPHTTRLLTGVLVRRGHIVPVCDVAQVLVGLDAPPRKFYLIATRYFDGGRHTEWTALPVTGECELTTAEVLPPTGRLPEYVVGLLSMKDEIVELVDLEKLIAADVASAKAFVEVAR
- a CDS encoding chemotaxis protein CheW — translated: MRIGRQTTKKHAVRHGEAVILFAVGPHTFAIAANEVDEIRDLQGLKPLRSTLAKVKQMLVRGKHTYFVVDASFHLCQLPSKASRVLILRNLRTAVAVDSIDRMMEVAGVQPLPQSFHGDERRWYRGLTLLGEAVVPVVNAAAFLTSSEIGLLQRQMKESAV